Below is a window of Rhea pennata isolate bPtePen1 chromosome 2, bPtePen1.pri, whole genome shotgun sequence DNA.
CAAGTTGGTCTCTCTCAGTGGCAAATACCGTATGCTCCAGAGGAgagaacaaggaaagaaatttccATAAGGAACTGTTTCTTTCCTGAGACAAGTGATGAGATGTAAAACTTGAAGATGCAAGCCCctagaaaaaagcatttaaaagcataaaaagcatatatatgaAAGGTAAACcaaacatgttttcatttattgaGAAAGGAATCTAGAGAAAAGAAGTAAGGCTTCACTGCTAGTAATGTTTCAATATTGCTTTGCAGCTCTTCCCTGCATTGTAGGGGAGTGGAGTCACTGGAGTGGCTGCGCAGAACAATGTAAACCCGATTTGCGAATACGTAGGCGCTATGTACAACAGGAACCTAAAAACAGTGGTGAACCCTGTCCTGTTCTGGAAGAGAAGGCTGGCTGCCTGGACTACCTGACTTACCAGGGAAAGGACTGCGGACATGAACATGGTAGtctctctgatttttctgaatacCTTTTGCCATTATGGCCTTAAGTTTTCCACTgtcaaagcacagaaaataactaTCTGTAGCTAgctggttaaaaataaaattaaaccaCCTGCTTTTGACTGCAAGATTGCAgcttgctcttctgtttttacttatttttcgTATTTGgccttttctgaatttctattAAATTAACAACTAAGCTGCACATCTTCCTTTAATGTCTTGATTTAAGTCCCTCAGTAAGTatcaaattatttctgtgcaaaGCTAGGACACAAACTCAGTACAAAACAGGAACCTCAACTCTTGTAGAACTCCAGCACACCCCATTTCCTGAGTCTAGACTGTGCTCATTCCATTTCTTCTGCATAAGGAGAGAACTCAGATGTAAGGAACAGAGTTGAAGGGGGTGTTGCCAATGCTGTATCACTTTTTCACTGAAGCCAGTCAGAATCACCTTATACAACTCCATAAGATTCATGCACCCACCTCTACAGTAATCAAAGAAAGACTGAACCTCACCTTGCTGCTTCACTATAACTGTTTTCCTCCTCAGTCCCTGCTTTCATAACTACCTCTGAAtacagtaaagaaagaaaacaacgAACAGCATCTCCTCTCTGGTcttcagaagaagaagaagctgggTAATCTATTTATCATATACACCTGAGCCATCTTATTCTAAAGTAAAGAGCTGGACATAAAATATTAACGAACTTGCAACAGTTCAAAAATAAGCTATAGCTTCTACTGGTTTGCTCTTCTGCAGTTCATTTGCATCTCCAGTTATTGTTTATTACTTGCTAACTGTCCTGAATTAGAACCATACAGGAGCCACGGAAAATTTGAGAGCCAGCAATAAGTACATCTAAACATCTAAGTTAAATCTATCTGCAAGTTAGACGTAGATCTCTGAGCAAACAAGGCTGGTTGAACATGATCACTTCCAAGGCCTTTTCTTAACATTGATtgacaaaaacagtaaaaaaaaaaaatatgatttgctTACAAATACGGTTAGGAAGTTTGTTTAAATTGAGCTACTATTGACTCTGTAATGCTTATAATACTTTGGTCTTTGCTACTTTGCTCAGAACAATAGTCAATAAGTATTCTTAAAAtcctattttccattttctcttttagtagtcacagaaggaaaaatatgagGTCCTAAGACTTAGTAAGAGATGTACTTTTGAACATAATTTAAGAATGTAGAACACAACCAAAGAGTGTGATACAAAGTACAGAACTTGGGCATGGAATGAGCAATAGTTtccttaatgtttttaaaaatccattaattGGGTagacttaaaaatgaatagGTCTAACTTGCACTTCACAAACACCACCTATGTAATAAGTACATTTTGAGTGTAAATTTAGCTTGTGCTTTAACTATAACTAATTTAATACTTATATGACAATAAATCTTTTATCTTTCCAAGTAGATATTGTGTGGAATTTAAAACTGAATCACTTTCGCACCACTGTGCTTTGGAGAATCGGCCATATGCTCGATGGATGCAGTACCTACGAGAAGGACACACTGTGTGTGTATCCTGCCAGCCTCCAGCTATGAATATTGACACTCATCGTTGTTCTGGAGATGGCCATAATGCAGATAGgtaaagagagaaataatttttctgctgtctgttCTATAGCAAAAATCTAGCACAGAATTTAAGAATTCTCAAAGCCACAttaaaagctgcatttattacacctaaaaaaaatgaaatagttcaTATCACTTCCAGAGCTCAGAAGATTTAGCTTTTCAGTGCTCACAGAAATTCCATTCaaattaatgcatttaaaaccTAGATAAAACTGGTACAGCAAATTAAGTATCAGAATTTAGTGCTTTGAGCGTTTTATTCGGTATTGTGAAGGAATGATGCAACTTCCGTAGTGCAAGAGGTATTTAAACAGTTAGACACTGTTACTTAGCAGGTGTGCCTCCTGCCATAATCCAAATCTGATTTCAAGTTTAGTGGTGCCAGACTGATCTGGCACTGCCCCCTCATATATCTATAAACTTGCATTCTAGAATAGTAATTCTGAAATAAGACATTTAATATTtagaacaattttatttagtCCATACATCTATTAATAGGCATGCTACATAATGCTACACAATTGGCTATTCTCATCATCTTGTATACTAATGAATATAGTGCCTGCTCCAGAGAGTTTGCTTACAATTGTAAGCACAGAAGAACTATAAAAGTTAGATGAGCTAATTAGTCTTACATTATTAAGCAAATCTGATCTTCTACTGCATGATTTGTCATAAAGCACAATTTAGTAATATGAAACTTACAGTTCTTATTGTTCATAAACTCACTCTTTGCTCCTCATTTATTGTCAATTTTCAGAGATAAAATCTTACACTGGGAAGCAGTTGGCAACTCTCGGTGCCAAGGAACCTGGAAGAAAGTTCGGCAACTGGAGGAGTGTTCATGTCCCCCTGTTCAtagctttattttcacataaaggttcaaaagatctttaaaacagcaacaacaaaaagattaaagaaaactaACACTGATGCCAAAAAACTTGCAGCTTTGTACTGTATTGGCTGGTGCCTCACTGAACTTTAAAGGAGACAAAAATTTGGAAGCAGTTTGGGCAACTGTCTCTGTCTTAATACAAAATGCTGAGATTGATCTATGTAACTTAGAACGCTGTAAGCCTGTTTCcatgtttctcttttgtaaTTAAAGAGCTAGTATTTCTAACCATAATAGTTGCGGTATCCTGCGCTGCATTaggaagtgttgccagcaggttgagtgaggtgatcctgccccctactcagtcctggggaggcctcatctcgagtactgcgtccggttctgggctccccactacaagagagacatggagctactggagagagtccagcatagggctacaaagatgatcagagggctggagcacctgccctgtgaggaacagctgtgagagctgggcctgttcagcctggggaagagaagactgaggggggatcttatcagtgtggataagtacctgaagggagggtgtcaaggggacagttgtcccatgtgacaggacaagaggcaatgggcagaaattgaaacacaggaagttccacctgaccgtgagggggaatttcttcactgtgagagtgacggagccctggaccaggttgcccagagatgctgtggagtctccttctctggagatcttcaaggctcacctggacgcaaccctgtctaacatgctgtaggtgaccctgctgagtggggaggctggactagatgatctccagaggtcccttccaaccttaccgattctataAAGTTCTTGTTCTATTGCCCAATAGTCTCTTTACAAGCACTGATCCTACTTGGTAGTGGGCAAGCCAAAGATTAAGTCTGAGAAAAGTTACTGCCATCATTAAGTATCAGgagtgaataaaaatgaaagttttggAGCTAAAACTACATTTAAGTTTAAATTTTGTTCCTTCCCAATATTTAGACAGTTGTTTAGACTGCATTTTATGAGTGCTTAAGTAGTTTTTTTGTCTTCGTAGTCATTTCCAGATTCAGTCATTCTCATAAAAGTGAGAGACTAATGAAAATGTTATGAAGGAATTAGTCTTCATGTCGATACCACATGTGACTTCTATGGCAGGCAAACCTAAACAAGATTTTTGCAAAGTATTGAAAtagcatatttttctcttaatgagTGGTAATATAGGGAAAGATGTTTTTACCTAAGAAATTTTGCTCCAGCATTATTATAAACTACAACCGAAATAAACTTGCATCTAGCAAGAGGTCAACTAAAGCCTTGGTTAACACCTAGGAAACAATCACTtgttatgtaaataaataaatctgttcatCTAGAATAATTAGAAAAGAAACCTTGTTTCATAACTTACCGTTTAATTGTTTTTACAGTACTAAAGCGGCTACATACTGCAGTACAGCATACTTGCTCCCTAGTTATGGTGCAGATACCAGATTCTTTAAGGTTGATTGTTTACAGCTGCTTTAGTGTTCCCTTCTAAAGCACCTAACCCCTGTTATCAAAACTTTTACTACACAAATGTGAAATTTCAGAAGTGATGCCTTACAGTTGAGAAGATGTACAGTGAAGACATGCAGCACTCTGCAGAACCTAAGAACTGCTGTTTGTCTTTATTTCTAACAGTTGCaagaagaaatctctttctGGTGGCAAGAATGAGGAATGTGATCTTGCCAAGGTCCTATCCAcaataagaaacaaaactctGATTGTACTTGACCATTCTAACTCAAATGCAAGCAGACTTCCAAGACCAAAAGTAGCAAGATGATCATCCTAGGACTTTCTGAACATTTCAGCTTTCAAGAATATCTTTAATTTGGAGCCAGGAAGAAGCACTCCAGAGGAAggtttaatattattattagtttAGACAGACACTTAGACACTTTTCCTTGaaagtttcttctaaaataaaaaataaataccttatCCAAGGACAGCAGTACAGAAAACACAAGATATTCCATTCTTAAAAGAATGCTATAACATGCAAGTTCAACTAATTAGATCCATACTAGCTCAGAGTagacagtatttgttttctgagattATTGAATCCTCCTCCATAGAATCTAAAGCAAAAGAGACAGCACAACCCCATCAATCATCTGTTACAGCCTCTCATGAGCAGGAAATTAACAGTGACCAAGTGACAGCTTGATGCAGTTAGTTACCCTCCTCAGAGCAGGTCTTTGCTTGTTAGTGCTGTAGCTCTAGACACTGAGGAGCATGGATGAAACATGTCTTAGTCTGTGCTATCAGTGCCAAAATATACAAGATACTGAGCCCTGCTTTGGTGGCACACTTCAAGCTTCCTCTTTTCTGGTGATCTAGAAGAAAGCCACTTTAAGACAAGGTAGGTGGCACAAGGTAATATATGTTAAGAGCTACTATCATACTATTGCTTcctatttcttcatctcttccgcaagagaaaaaaatgctattatgTCAATATAAGTAACTTCAGAGTAATCTTACTTCTAGAGCTTAAGTCTTCCCTTATGTTTTACTTCCAATACATACACAGCATCTTTACTACTTACAGATAAATTTACATAGAGCATTACATTTTGCCAAACCAGAAACACAGACTTTTTCTCCTTAGTATAACTTACCTACAGATGACAAGTCAGACAATTTCAAGATCAAATAGATTAGAATAGACAATGGCAGGAACCAAAACAATCAAAAGCTCAGTCTGACTAGAGATACAAGCCTTTATAAAATACAGAGCACCAACTATTAGCCTATACCAAGCTAAACATGTTGCCAGCATTCAATACTCCTATGCACATacttaagtttttaaaaatttttactATTTCAGAAAATGGGGCACCAACTGCATGTAGACAGAGGGCAGACTTTATATTTAAAGACTTCATTATCTGAACAAGTGAGTTTATATGAATGTTTATATGAATGTTTTAtactttttactattttttgaCGTTTTAGAATAACACTTTTGAGACTGAAACTAATAATGCACAACCTTGAATATTTCATTCTGTGGAATTAAGTTATTCAAAACATTAACTATTGACAGGGAAAATAGTTTGACAACaggattagaaaaaaagagaacattacTCAAATCATAGGATGGATGGTGGTACCACTGTTTTACCTCCATAGAAagttttttgtaatattttaactACTTATAAGTCATCAGCATCTCATACAGTCAAAGTTATTCTGAAAAGCTAGACTTGTCCTCACGTAGGAAAGGCTTAAGAACAGTTCAAGTTGATTCTTGCAGTTCAAATTAGACCTGGTCAATCCTGCGGAGTGTTCTCCATCGGTCTTTTAACATGACACTAGTTCGGTTGTTGAAGTCACCGTGGACCAAAATTTTAGCCCAACTGCCCACTCCAAACTTCCTTATTCCCAATTTCAGTTGCAGGTCTTCTTCATGTGTCCACCGCTtaggaaagagcagaaaaaaacccataggaaagagcagaaaaaaacccacagggtatataaacaaagaatttaaaagttaaccttacaaaaaaaataaaagcaagtatttATACAGCTATTTAGTTATTACATAAAGCAGATGTTTTAGTTATCAGTAGGCTGATCTTGATTCTCTTGAGCATAACTGGACACTGAATATAGTATTactaactgaaatattttaaacagtatcAGCAGACTTTGttcaaaaacaaatgcttcaaATTCCACATAT
It encodes the following:
- the SBSPON gene encoding somatomedin-B and thrombospondin type-1 domain-containing protein isoform X1 is translated as MGGAALAGALWLGLLWRLWAESGAESGTGAGCTAAGKCCEGRDAACVGRGWRADGGYGTCFCDEGCRRVGDCCHDHGQACPALPCIVGEWSHWSGCAEQCKPDLRIRRRYVQQEPKNSGEPCPVLEEKAGCLDYLTYQGKDCGHEHVPAFITTSEYSKERKQRTASPLWSSEEEEAGRYCVEFKTESLSHHCALENRPYARWMQYLREGHTVCVSCQPPAMNIDTHRCSGDGHNADRDKILHWEAVGNSRCQGTWKKVRQLEECSCPPVHSFIFT
- the SBSPON gene encoding somatomedin-B and thrombospondin type-1 domain-containing protein isoform X2, encoding MGGAALAGALWLGLLWRLWAESGAESGTGAGCTAAGKCCEGRDAACVGRGWRADGGYGTCFCDEGCRRVGDCCHDHGQACPALPCIVGEWSHWSGCAEQCKPDLRIRRRYVQQEPKNSGEPCPVLEEKAGCLDYLTYQGKDCGHEHVPAFITTSEYSKERKQRTASPLWSSEEEEAGYCVEFKTESLSHHCALENRPYARWMQYLREGHTVCVSCQPPAMNIDTHRCSGDGHNADRDKILHWEAVGNSRCQGTWKKVRQLEECSCPPVHSFIFT